In the genome of Melitaea cinxia chromosome 4, ilMelCinx1.1, whole genome shotgun sequence, the window ttaatatatttgttattacagTTAGCTGAGAAGGTATATAAAAGGAAACACATAGACATAGCAAGGGATTTAAAGTTATagaattatagattttttaaattatacttatgcAGGTTAATTATGGgcaatttttactattaaaaattatccaatttactgttttactatttataaaagctgacataattacattttttagaataaatacCACCTAGCACTGTACGTATGTTTTACAGTTGATGCAATTTTGTAAACTAGAgtattcgttttatttaaaaaaatctcaaatttTTGTTTCTAGATGACACTTGCAGAATTTAGACAACATATCTAATAGCGCAATAGGATAAATTCAGAATCAAATGGAATAAGATGAAAGTTGgtataataaatctttatattttagttagtttTTTCAGAATTGCCCTTTTGTCATATGTCATGTGCATACCTCCTGAAACAAGGGTTTCAATTTTCAAATGATTTCTTCTAGTTCTTTAattggattatttatttttttatagtattatattttgGGAGCacataaaattgtattgttGAAATTGTAGCATATTATATTAGAAAGctagataatttaattattatcatatagaCTGAAATaaggttattaataataaaagtatactCAGTTTTGGAatgatatttactttaatactatgatcaaataaaaaaagactatTCTCAATATTAAAGCCAATATTGttgaacattgttaaataaaaaaattaaataaacaacggttgtaataatttatacagGTCTAGAACAGCTATACAGCAACATGCTCTGTGAATTTATATTAAccattatgtatataaatattaatttacaataatatgtgATTTAATAACACTGAGACTGACGTTTAGAGAAATATTCAGgctaataacaataattttcttagtaatttcttgttttatttattcaagctCTGTGaacgaaaaaaatttttggttAATATCTTACAATATGttaattaaagtataattaaaattagtgacacaaaaaaatatatattgaaaagtTGCCAGTATTACTAGAGATGatttaataacatacataaatcaAAGTGTGTATATTGTATTGAAGAAGAAAAATGATTTCTTGTGAAATTCTAATACCCAAAATTTTATTCACTAGAAAATATTAGTAGTGTCTATAAGaagacttgttttttaatacaatgttaAATGATTTATACTGCATTTTATGCTTCTAATACAACATAgcttgattttattatttcagaaaTAGGGTATAAAAGATAGAAATGAAAAACCTGTTTTCAGACAGAATTTCTAGTTCCTAGATTTTAACATAAGCATATTCCATAAAATGATGtctattttataaacttaattaCTTACACTTTAGTAGTGCGAGGTGGGTATTTGGGACGCACTCCGGATTGTTTGAGTTGTAATACGATGGAACGTAGACGGGCTACATCTCGGCCACGTCTCGGTCCAAAGTCACATAGTTCGGACACTCGAGCCCACTCATTACCATCTTCTGGGGCACCTTCGGAACCTCTTGCTAGAGCTCTCTCAGCATTtctagaaaaattattttgtgtgatACTGAatacattacatatttaataattaatttaaaaatgatctGTGAATGACTTCTAGTTGCTAGAGCTCCCTCagcatttctaaaataatgttttcaaaaagTGATAACTCTGTgaatataaatttgataattaattaaaaatgatcggTAAAAGCATCAATGACTTTTTAGTCTGAAAAATAtggtttaaattattaacaatagtaaatatattatattgatgtaTAAACTAAatgaaatgtaatttataaatacatatgtattttgtaaatgtaatataaataaaatattgttatatggaaataaaatacattacatcTCACGAATTTTTCAAAAACATTCACATCAATCCTAAGAAccaattttactatttaaagttAGGTAAAAAAAGATGGCATTATTGCTATTGATAGTTTAATAGGATTTGTGAACTGTTTGTTtctgattttattataaactagctgtactctgcgtgcgttgctacgcttttttttttaatattttttttttgttctaccAAAGAGGAAACGCTGTGAGCTTATGCACAAGACTGCTGAAGATCATgccatgatcaaatgcatagtttacgattctataaaagacATACAGACCAACGGTTAatcttctatttttatattggttCTATGAGTTCATtggaattaattaaacaaatgtgaataaaattacagtatatctgaaattaattaaatattacaaatagacacgttttttatatttttatcaattttttgtttttaatatacaattacatGCAGAAGGCCcgacttctgactgattttacAGATTACTATTCTAAAAACATCTAAACCTGTATAGCAATTGATCATGAAACATGGGTCTAGCATGGTAAgcataaattaacaaaacttccctgttaaaaaatgaaacaaaaactttaaataaaatgatgacAGCACACAAGAGTCCAAACACCTTGGTGACACATGTTAGTACCCTTTCCTTTATAATTTGTACTCATATACTCACTTAGCTGATTCCCTGCCAGCAtcgaaaagaaaatattgtattaatagaTATTTTCAACATGCATATGTATGCAATATTCTTTTTACGACTTATTAAGAAACTAGCATGCAtagaaatcttatatatattggttgattgtagtaaattaaattaatttatttgctaTTCTGGGTACAatgtgtattatacatataacatagCAATATTTATATTGGTTCAAAAAGGTTTTACCTTTAAATATTCTAAcatgattaattaataaaaagtataaaatagtgATGTCCTTTCACACAAatggtatgtatgtatataagtcatatattttatatagaaagttCTAATTGAGGCAATGACTTCAGTATCAATAATATTCTCAAGAGCATATttagtacataaatatttatgaataaatactaattaaaatattacttgcatctttaaataattaatatttatacataagttGAACAAACTTGAAAGATAATAAATAGGATAAgcttattttcattttacatattatatttcataattcctttttttaaattttaataattttatatactgtttaattaggtatatatttgACTTGTTACCTATTGGCTGCCTTAGTTTTGGATATTTGCTCTTCATGAGTCTTGTACCAGTCTTCGAGTTCTTTCTTTGCTATTTTCAACATTTCTTgttttttcgtttcttcttcAATATCTAAAGTTTagcaaattaatatttgattattgatataagcaatttaaatgtttcaaaaaataAGTTACATAATTCATCTTCAAGTTAAAAGaatgaaaatgataatattttgaatcataaaattaaatgttcaaCTCCTAGTTAAGagtgttccttcaaatggggggttttgtaggtgtaatagaACACATTCCATGTAACAAAAAATTCCTagccctttttttaattttaatttgtcaagCTACTGTGGCAATAATACTTCTGCATATCCGTCCAATCCTATTTATCTTCGCTCTAAAtaacatagataaacaaattctttttcttgtacttttttttaaatgtaagttaTAGCCTTGCTTATGCCCTCACAAAAGCTATCATGCATAACGAGTCTACCAAAGTAGCTTGTCTAATTAgtctaatttaaaaatgggcTAGAATTTTTCCACATGTAATGTGATTTATTACACCTACATAACGCACCATTTGATTGTAAGTAGATCGGAATTGAACATTTTATGTTATGTATCGCTAGTATCTATAATTCCCTAgtatatctattaatttttaaaattatgatatacatttataaagtaaataagcaactctaataaagtttttactatACCCTTTTCCTCCAATCTCTTTTTCTGTTCTTCTCGCCACAGTTTAATCTTCTCAGGCTCCTCCCGCTCTTGTCTAAACACCGGAGTGACGGTTGCCGGGGCTGGTACAGACGTTGGGGCTGAGGTGAGGTCATCATCAATCAGACCATTTGCGTCAAACGCTGCTGCACTTGGGACTTCTGTAATTAAATtcatatacaattattttataatataataatagcactatctataatataaattggTCCAGAGGGTGGGGCCACTAGATATCTATCCGATAACTAGTTGGAACCGCTATGGGTACGCGACCCCGGACTACTCTAGCTGCTAGTGTCACACACCCCTCCCCGTGATCCGTGGCACTGGTATCCGTAACCCCAGATCCTTCTCTCACATAAATCCTTCTCACCTATCCTTCTTCTTACCTTAAATTTCCCAAGGAGGGTTGATGTCAGGCAGGCGGccggtcgtaaaatatacaagccaaatcacattacaacatggaaaacatgttgtgccgaccctacataagtgggataagggcaggaagatgatgactatctataatataaaaatgagtcgctaaatgtgttgctaagcgcaaaactcgaaaacggttggaccgatttcgctaattcttttttttaaatattccttgaagtacgaggatggttcttacggagagaaaaattctaaaaaaaaaaaaattaaatttcctgaaaaagtctaaaaacaacacttttctatactcccatacaaaagatttgtgatattacttaaaagtcaatttgaactttaataccatacgataaagtttgtgttaggcgatacgaagttcgccgggtcagctagttatacaataattatgtttgctcgcaaaagaaacaAACCAAATCGAATTTACAACAACAAGTAATAGTATGTAGGTAGTCAATAAAACAATCATTCAAATATGCATTATTTGGgaaaattcaaaaagtacttgtcagatctcaatcaaatttaaatgggactaagtacctacatgacaagcactggctttcaaatgaaaaaaaaaaatcatcaaattcagTCCACctggtaaaaaattatgaagttTTCATGcgcaaaaaaaatagttacattGAGAACATCTTCCTTTTTGTAGTcggtaaaaatacattattttttgtttttattatgtatcgTTAACTTCAATTACGATGTTTAAAATGGCATTTATGTACCATATACTAGTTGTATGAATCATGGAAAGTATATTCGTTTATTGATTGCATTACATCATAGTATTAAATGCggcattttaatttatagttctGCATTAGTAAGTAGTAAACATTACCGACGAAGTCATCAAGACCATTAGAAGCCGATGATAGCGTAACGGGGGGCGGAGCACTCGTCTCCAACTCATCTTCGAGACCGGCCAGCTGATTCTGTTCTCGCGCTAAGAAATCCGCCGCAGGGTCAACTTCCGGTTGCACGAAACTATCGCCGAAGTcatccattttttaaatatcttacttttaatacacaaaaaaagttCACAAAGCTGAACGTAGACGTCGAATAAATAAACCaaagataatttaattatgacaGTCACTGCTcaccatggagcatagagaaaagGAGACCGATCGCTACGTACTAAAGCATAGCCCGCCTGTCCCTAAAAACTTGTTTCAGCCACCAGTCTGCGCTGCTGACGGTAAGTTGCctacttatatactctttggttGCCTCTGTGAAGTTAGCTGTTTATGTCATGTGCTTATGAGTACAAGTAAATGAAGTTAGttgaataatgtattttgtaaacaatgttTACAAATTTTCTTTGCGGCATTTGTGAGAAAATAATCGTGCtccgtaattttttaatttttgaccaaaagaaacattacaaaatggTGAAACATTGTATTGTGCGTGGATGTAAAAGAGATTTAGCATCTGATCGCTAAAATAGAATGAATTACTGAAAAACAATTTGCGTCAATCATCTTTATTCAAAGTACCAAACTACCAAAGGTAATAATATCTTCATACGTTATTGATTCATAGCTGTACATTGGAATActgaatatgtaaaattattatttgcttagttaatcatgttttttttaaataaattaatctttattgaaCTTTTAAGAAATTGTTGAAATTAAGGTTAACTACAAGATTTGCAAGTAATTACATtctcaaaatttattcattcactTTCAGAATAACGTATTGAGGGAAAATGGGTAAAAGCTTTATCACAACAATTGACTCCAAATCAGTTTGTGTGAGAAGCACTTTCGCGAAGAAGATATTAAGAAAATTGATCGATTGATTATTAATGGAGCTGAAATTATCATCCCTCGCGAAAGGTGGACTCTTTTGAATGACAATGTCATTCCAATAAACCCTCACGATTTGGAAAAGGACATTTCTGAAGAGGTTTGAATgccaaaatttattatttttagatgatattgaaatataagaaatatcaaatctgtttactttactttaaagttgttttttttttttgttacagcaaGTTCCAATAGTGCAAAATGACATTAATAACTGACCAATCGAAAAACCTGGATTATACACAACCCTTGTTAAAAATCGTTCAAggtaacaatttaaaagaaGACTCTCAACCAGCAGGACCCCATCATATGGAATCACCAGAGATTGTAACAGCTAATAATGTAAAAGACttagatattattatgtttatcatATTGTTATAGATTTgcgagattttaatatttttttgtacataaatttCAACATTAGGTCATTATCTCGAACATGTCTCCACCATCATGTGTTACACTAGAAGAGATCCATGCTCATTTTCACTCAATACTGATCCAAGGATGGTGTTATTTTGCTTGTGATGAAGAGTTGATATTATATAAGATATGAATTTTACTATTTCCAATAATCTTTCAGTGAAGGTAAATAATTTTCTCATgcttttttgaataattttatctattcatAATGCATACAgagcattttataaaatttattaagttttgctCACAATCATTTCTGATACAACAGGTTTCTTTCTCTCAACAACCATAAATTGTTATTGATACTACATCATCTATagaagatataaaaatgtatatggaaACTCTGCAAGCGACTATTTTATGTAAAGGAACTGACATACACTATAGGTACgatatattttctttcatttcttttaatataaataaaaatctcataCCATTACACATTCggtgaaaattgaaaataaacttaaagatTCACCTAAATCGAGGCTCCATCTAGAACTGTGACACCTGAAGTAAAAACAAGCATCAAGTACATCTTTTAGTAGTAGTGTGAAAAGAAAGAAAGTATCTACATTACCTTTGAAAAATTCCAAATCATCTTGTAAGTCAAT includes:
- the LOC123670013 gene encoding clathrin light chain isoform X1 — protein: MDDFGDSFVQPEVDPAADFLAREQNQLAGLEDELETSAPPPVTLSSASNGLDDFVEVPSAAAFDANGLIDDDLTSAPTSVPAPATVTPVFRQEREEPEKIKLWREEQKKRLEEKDIEEETKKQEMLKIAKKELEDWYKTHEEQISKTKAANRESAKNAERALARGSEGAPEDGNEWARVSELCDFGPRRGRDVARLRSIVLQLKQSGVRPKYPPRTTKVA
- the LOC123670013 gene encoding clathrin light chain isoform X2, whose amino-acid sequence is MDDFGDSFVQPEVDPAADFLAREQNQLAGLEDELETSAPPPVTLSSASNGLDDFVEVPSAAAFDANGLIDDDLTSAPTSVPAPATVTPVFRQEREEPEKIKLWREEQKKRLEEKDIEEETKKQEMLKIAKKELEDWYKTHEEQISKTKAANRNAERALARGSEGAPEDGNEWARVSELCDFGPRRGRDVARLRSIVLQLKQSGVRPKYPPRTTKVA